From Methanomassiliicoccales archaeon LGM-RCC1, one genomic window encodes:
- a CDS encoding phage portal protein: MEDIIRTPPEITPKSIRNAFNQFKARLDRLAAIDRAYDTGQCAKDEYACVSNYCKYICDTKASYVAGNPPQYTAGEGDEKAEEVIDLYRHQTKEEVDQKLVNDCSIYGRAFEVCFCEEKNGTLVPKSAAISPLHCFVAYDTTIDPDSVFGAIHYEEVDEDNKRTHYLDVYDAINITRYKLDNNTFSQVMEARPHGFDRVPITEYRNNATMRGDFEPVMSLQNAINQVLSDRVTDKNRFASAVIVAKGVTFGDDREEVEENMGQIKEMAYLAIPKDADLSYLVKTFDENSVQVLIDDIKSDLHKISRIPDLSDQAFASNSSGVAIKFKLQGLNNLAQSLIAQFNKGYKRRCKLYSYILFGDADAVDVENMRIVFRFDIPADIINEANALNTYIGARILSRRTAMENCPYVEDVTIEEERLAVETKLDMERQQQMEMDFLQNNLGNKVREQLDAEEEAEEVE; the protein is encoded by the coding sequence ATGGAAGACATCATAAGGACACCGCCGGAGATCACTCCGAAGAGCATCAGGAACGCATTCAACCAGTTCAAAGCGAGACTCGACCGTTTGGCTGCGATAGACAGGGCATACGATACCGGACAGTGCGCGAAAGACGAATATGCGTGCGTATCCAACTACTGCAAATACATCTGCGATACCAAGGCCTCCTATGTAGCAGGGAATCCCCCCCAGTATACCGCAGGGGAAGGGGACGAGAAGGCAGAAGAGGTCATAGACCTCTACAGGCATCAAACCAAGGAAGAGGTGGATCAGAAGCTTGTCAACGATTGCTCCATATACGGAAGGGCATTCGAGGTCTGCTTCTGCGAGGAGAAGAACGGAACACTCGTTCCCAAGAGTGCGGCGATCAGCCCCCTTCACTGTTTCGTCGCATACGACACCACCATCGATCCGGATTCAGTGTTCGGTGCGATCCATTACGAGGAGGTCGATGAGGATAACAAGAGGACACATTACCTCGATGTGTACGACGCGATCAACATCACACGCTACAAGCTCGACAATAACACATTCTCGCAGGTCATGGAGGCCCGCCCTCACGGATTCGACAGGGTCCCCATCACCGAGTACAGGAACAATGCCACTATGAGAGGGGACTTCGAGCCCGTCATGTCCCTGCAGAACGCCATCAATCAGGTGCTGTCGGACCGTGTCACAGACAAGAACCGTTTTGCATCGGCTGTCATCGTAGCTAAAGGAGTCACCTTCGGAGATGACAGAGAAGAGGTGGAAGAGAATATGGGCCAGATAAAGGAAATGGCATATCTGGCGATTCCCAAGGATGCCGACCTGTCATATCTCGTCAAGACATTCGACGAGAACTCGGTGCAGGTCCTCATAGATGACATCAAGTCCGACCTCCACAAGATTAGCAGGATCCCCGACCTCTCCGATCAGGCCTTCGCCTCCAATTCCTCCGGTGTGGCGATCAAGTTCAAGCTGCAGGGGCTGAACAATCTCGCGCAGTCCCTGATAGCGCAGTTCAACAAGGGCTACAAGAGGAGATGCAAGCTCTACTCATACATCCTCTTCGGAGATGCCGATGCGGTCGATGTGGAGAACATGAGGATTGTGTTCAGATTCGACATACCTGCCGACATCATCAATGAGGCCAATGCACTCAACACCTACATCGGGGCAAGGATCCTGTCGAGGAGAACGGCTATGGAGAACTGCCCCTATGTGGAGGATGTCACGATAGAGGAGGAACGTCTGGCCGTGGAGACGAAGCTCGACATGGAGCGTCAGCAGCAGATGGAGATGGATTTCCTCCAGAACAATCTCGGCAATAAGGTGAGGGAACAGCTGGACGCTGAGGAAGAGGCTGAAGAGGTCGAATGA
- a CDS encoding minor capsid protein: MMAIDKVNDGKSKKGKLSKSQKRGAAKVLAITALTQLAMRTLIRATKQASEQLSDDIAQILDTYKQKGGFSSREEARQYMDGFVKPKDIDLLIERARKLPEPYRTQELTRLSTPAYSYRMTRKKAIDEAQKIESRVLAGKYDKVLKSTGKEVMDESVSRLAYDSSMEAGIGISFDIPNMEAVDETLRGEGVYDKVKLFTDEEMKEVKRICTKGWLDGHSYDDIAKDVEALTGKESYKCVRLVRTTMAQASIDADYEEMKDLGFKEYEIHCTLDEKTCEICGRYDGKIVKVGSGGPMPTFHPNCRCYITTVMNAEGRMRAARNAEGKTIKVPASMTYNEYIMRYGSDAAKKRLGIETGKFDE, encoded by the coding sequence ATGATGGCGATAGACAAGGTCAATGACGGCAAGTCCAAGAAGGGCAAGCTCTCCAAGTCACAGAAGAGGGGGGCGGCGAAAGTCCTCGCCATTACCGCCTTGACCCAACTCGCTATGCGCACTCTCATAAGGGCCACCAAGCAAGCATCCGAGCAACTTTCGGATGATATTGCGCAAATCCTCGATACATACAAACAGAAAGGCGGGTTCTCCTCGAGAGAGGAGGCCCGTCAATACATGGACGGCTTCGTCAAGCCCAAGGACATCGACCTCCTGATCGAGAGGGCGAGGAAGCTCCCCGAACCATATAGGACGCAGGAGCTCACCCGCCTCTCCACTCCCGCATACTCCTATCGCATGACCCGTAAGAAGGCCATCGACGAGGCACAGAAGATCGAATCCCGTGTCCTCGCAGGGAAGTACGACAAGGTTCTCAAGAGCACTGGCAAGGAGGTCATGGATGAATCCGTATCCCGTCTCGCCTACGATTCCTCCATGGAAGCGGGAATCGGGATCTCCTTCGACATTCCGAACATGGAAGCGGTCGATGAGACCCTTCGCGGAGAGGGGGTGTACGACAAGGTCAAGCTCTTCACCGACGAGGAGATGAAGGAAGTGAAGCGCATCTGCACCAAAGGATGGTTGGACGGGCACTCGTATGATGACATCGCAAAGGATGTGGAAGCTCTCACTGGAAAGGAATCCTACAAATGTGTGAGACTTGTCAGGACTACCATGGCCCAGGCCTCCATCGATGCCGATTATGAGGAGATGAAGGATCTCGGATTCAAGGAGTACGAGATCCATTGTACCCTTGACGAGAAGACCTGTGAGATCTGCGGGAGATATGATGGGAAGATCGTGAAGGTAGGTTCTGGTGGGCCGATGCCCACATTCCATCCCAATTGCAGGTGCTACATCACCACCGTCATGAATGCAGAGGGCAGGATGAGGGCCGCGAGGAACGCAGAGGGTAAGACGATAAAGGTCCCTGCCTCGATGACATACAACGAGTACATCATGCGCTATGGTTCCGATGCCGCGAAGAAGAGATTGGGTATCGAGACGGGCAAATTCGACGAATGA
- a CDS encoding DUF4355 domain-containing protein, whose amino-acid sequence MSEEPIVPENTTTDPPAEELKFSQADLDRLIKERLDKAERAHKKELSEAEAKHKTELDRLKMDESERAKAEAEDERNALIKRAEEAENALRLTKAEKELSNAGLPTELASVLLNGAQDEKSLLAAIKAIADASTEKGNKLYADKVGGRGAPTAPSSAESDDLLEQMRKAAGLK is encoded by the coding sequence GTGTCCGAAGAACCAATAGTACCGGAGAACACAACAACAGATCCCCCCGCAGAGGAACTCAAGTTCTCACAGGCCGACTTGGACCGTCTCATCAAAGAGAGGCTGGACAAGGCGGAGCGTGCGCACAAGAAGGAACTCAGCGAGGCGGAGGCCAAGCATAAGACCGAACTTGATCGCTTGAAGATGGACGAGTCCGAGCGTGCAAAGGCAGAAGCCGAGGACGAGAGGAACGCACTCATCAAGCGTGCAGAGGAGGCGGAGAATGCCTTGCGGCTCACAAAGGCCGAGAAGGAACTATCCAATGCCGGACTCCCAACGGAACTCGCATCCGTGCTTCTGAACGGTGCGCAGGATGAGAAGTCACTGCTGGCCGCTATCAAGGCCATAGCGGACGCATCCACCGAGAAGGGCAACAAGCTCTACGCGGATAAGGTCGGAGGACGCGGAGCCCCGACTGCCCCATCGTCTGCCGAATCTGACGACTTGCTCGAACAGATGAGGAAGGCCGCAGGGCTGAAGTGA
- a CDS encoding HK97 gp10 family phage protein has protein sequence MTVHSIEVGPEIMREKGREIQFALEGAVRRFAMNAVGDAKDKAPVITGRLRGSITKKTEYTKGGITARIGSNVEYAPYVEYGTGDKGSNAYGGHVDEEVSFTAGWPGTNPHSYLRPAIYDKETEFVEECKLAVRSVLE, from the coding sequence ATGACCGTACACTCCATAGAGGTCGGTCCCGAGATCATGAGGGAGAAGGGAAGAGAGATCCAATTCGCCCTCGAGGGTGCGGTTCGCAGATTCGCCATGAACGCTGTCGGAGATGCGAAGGACAAGGCTCCCGTAATCACCGGAAGGCTGAGGGGGAGCATAACCAAGAAGACCGAGTACACCAAGGGCGGGATAACCGCCCGTATCGGTTCCAATGTGGAGTATGCTCCATACGTCGAGTACGGAACGGGAGACAAAGGTTCTAACGCATACGGAGGGCATGTGGATGAGGAGGTATCATTCACGGCGGGATGGCCGGGAACGAATCCTCACTCCTACCTCCGTCCTGCCATTTACGACAAGGAGACCGAGTTCGTCGAAGAATGCAAGCTCGCAGTCAGGAGTGTGCTCGAATGA